A part of Halobacillus shinanisalinarum genomic DNA contains:
- a CDS encoding response regulator transcription factor has product MKRLLLVDDERRMLDLLGLYLEPHGFQCDKVLSGHKALSLFKTYHYDLILLDIMMIDMDGFETCRRIREITDIPIIMITAKDQKQDILRGLKAGADDYITKPFDEDIMLARIQTQLRRGGKKQNVWVYDRLIWNQDTYQLLYLDKEINVTPKEFQLIGLLMKRPNHVYDREHLLELIWGSDSETESRTIDSHVRNIREKIRQKGFPIDKHLKTVWGIGYKWVS; this is encoded by the coding sequence GTGAAGAGGTTACTTCTAGTAGACGATGAACGAAGAATGCTGGACTTACTGGGGCTGTATTTGGAGCCCCATGGGTTTCAATGCGACAAAGTATTAAGTGGTCACAAAGCGTTGTCATTATTTAAAACTTATCACTATGACTTAATTTTACTTGATATTATGATGATAGATATGGATGGTTTTGAAACATGTCGACGTATTAGGGAAATCACGGATATTCCTATCATCATGATTACGGCAAAGGACCAAAAACAAGATATCCTCCGTGGTTTAAAAGCGGGGGCAGATGACTATATTACGAAACCCTTCGATGAGGATATTATGTTGGCACGTATCCAGACACAATTGCGTCGGGGTGGGAAGAAACAGAATGTGTGGGTCTATGATCGCTTAATTTGGAACCAAGATACCTACCAGCTTCTATACCTCGATAAAGAAATTAATGTTACTCCTAAGGAATTTCAATTGATAGGGCTCTTAATGAAACGACCTAATCATGTATACGACAGAGAGCACCTTTTGGAGTTGATTTGGGGCAGTGATTCAGAAACAGAAAGCAGGACTATTGATTCACATGTCCGCAATATAAGGGAAAAGATTAGACAAAAAGGGTTTCCGATAGATAAGCATCTAAAAACTGTCTGGGGAATTGGATACAAATGGGTAAGCTAA
- a CDS encoding sensor histidine kinase: MKNKISLKLGFLFLILMVLIELILFFVLYTNLSNQRIDEVLNGLLARGGGHRDVLENNFDPSTLAHVALMESEAMTDVVITDTGGEIIAASTELEPGMKELINLPLGNLTHHGRVIEKRWKTEPYVATLSPIKVGEELEGYVYMFSPSFIISEIISQLSNQFILVMGITLVITIVTVYILTKLITKPLIHMKEETEKLSKGETRIDLKYSHNDELGVLAQSITRLGRDLDRLKHERHEFLSSIAHELRTPLTYLKGYADIVSKPEMNSGNRQKYLTIIKEEAKNLTNMVEQLFQLARIDENSFSIQRKKQVIFPLLRQVRNRMYPLLEEKEIELYISCPDDVSIYIDETRFQQVMNNIIDNAITYSPQKSTISIRVLAEDSYVVITVTDEGPGVPEESLPYLFDRLYRLEKSRSRAYGGSGIGLAIVKEIVEVHDGRVFARNLKHGGLSIIMHWPKEEEE, translated from the coding sequence ATGAAAAATAAAATTTCACTGAAACTAGGGTTTCTATTTTTAATTTTAATGGTGCTTATTGAATTGATTTTATTTTTTGTTCTGTATACAAATTTGTCAAACCAGAGAATTGATGAAGTGTTGAATGGTTTGTTAGCTAGGGGCGGAGGGCATCGGGATGTACTTGAAAATAACTTTGACCCTTCTACCCTTGCTCATGTAGCTCTGATGGAATCAGAGGCTATGACAGATGTAGTTATAACTGATACGGGAGGGGAAATAATTGCTGCTTCTACTGAATTAGAACCTGGTATGAAAGAACTGATTAACCTTCCATTAGGTAACCTGACTCACCATGGAAGAGTAATTGAAAAAAGGTGGAAAACAGAGCCTTATGTTGCCACACTATCTCCTATAAAGGTAGGAGAAGAATTAGAAGGCTACGTGTACATGTTCTCACCTTCTTTCATTATTTCTGAAATTATTTCACAATTATCAAATCAATTCATCTTAGTTATGGGTATTACCTTAGTGATCACCATCGTTACCGTCTATATTCTGACAAAGCTCATTACAAAACCCCTGATTCACATGAAAGAAGAGACGGAGAAACTTAGTAAGGGAGAAACGAGGATAGACTTAAAATATAGTCACAATGATGAGCTTGGAGTACTCGCTCAGTCCATCACACGATTGGGTAGGGACTTAGACCGATTAAAACACGAAAGACATGAATTTTTATCATCCATCGCGCATGAATTGAGAACACCTCTGACCTATTTGAAAGGGTATGCTGATATTGTTTCCAAACCTGAAATGAATTCAGGAAACAGACAGAAATACTTAACTATTATTAAAGAAGAGGCCAAAAATCTTACAAACATGGTAGAACAACTGTTCCAACTAGCAAGAATCGACGAGAATTCTTTTTCTATCCAGCGAAAAAAACAAGTTATTTTCCCATTACTTAGACAAGTTAGAAATCGTATGTATCCTTTGTTAGAAGAGAAAGAGATAGAGTTGTATATCAGCTGTCCTGATGATGTATCTATATATATTGATGAAACACGTTTTCAACAGGTGATGAACAACATCATAGACAATGCCATTACATATAGTCCTCAGAAATCTACTATTTCTATTCGTGTCTTAGCAGAAGATAGTTATGTAGTGATAACTGTAACGGATGAAGGGCCTGGTGTCCCAGAAGAATCCTTGCCTTATCTTTTTGACAGGCTTTATCGTTTAGAAAAATCAAGGTCAAGAGCCTATGGTGGTTCAGGAATAGGTTTAGCCATTGTTAAGGAAATTGTGGAGGTCCACGACGGGAGGGTATTTGCACGAAATCTAAAACATGGAGGGCTATCGATCATCATGCATTGGCCAAAGGAGGAAGAAGAGTGA